The genomic DNA ttattaaattataaaaagttaataaataatttctgaactatatgtttaataatttcgaaataacataaattgtatagtaaacaaattttatttcttttaaaaaaatttctatttAACGATATAAGCaaccatatatatattatagaaacatttttatgttgaATTCTCCATTCACTCCATATTTATCAATTTCAGcgataataataatatattatgaatcaatgttttatgttattataattcgtactattatgaattttttaaaatctttaACATGAAAAGGattcatatttaatttatatgatataaattgAAGGTCCTTTTTACAagattaaatatatataaaggaaATACTTCTTGGTGAGGTTAATAGTTAAAAGATGTACACTTcgtttacaaaaatgttatgtataattttacatCATTTTCTCGTTAACACTCTCCATAAAAGAatttagaatatatatatgtaaataaccatattgaaagataaaaaataaggaatatGTGAATACTTGCAAATAAtgtatgaataaaataaatgttaacgaggaaattttcattatttttactttttattataaaagtacgttaaacgtaaaaaaaaaaaaaaaaacacttatctgaattactatatatttatatatactaaaaaataagttatggtatataaaattttaatgatattacaaataatatgGATAgctaataatttaataatatagtATGGTGTATTGTCACATTGTGATTACAATGGTGAAGcccaaatggaaatatataattttataacttcAAATGCGTAACAATGCTCGTTATCATAGATAAGTGTATTTGacgggaaaacaaaaaaaaggttaaaaaaaattaccaaaaaattttagttcttatttaatgaattacataaatgatcaattttttaataacaatatTGATCACTTCGTTGAATATTCAAAAGCACTATATGAAAATGGGATCCTTCTTTCTTCACTTCCATTCGAAGGTTCAAACAGTACTCTCTGTATCTTTTCATTCATATCatttcgcttcttcttttttttcttagtaAAAATAGTCCCCAAAGGCGTgcactataaaaaaaaattggtaacattatatgtaaatattatatattattaaaaaggtatGAATAACTTCTtcaatgaaataaattttagttTACTTTCATAAGAAGTATCAATAACAGAATAAATACCATAGGTATAAAACCCATCATCATGTAGTCTTTATGaggtatattattaaaaaattgactcAATATACCTAGGCCATTgtcattttcatatttaactGTTTCTTCTGCCATTCCAGCTGTAACAGAACTACCTCTACCAAGTGTGCCTGTAactttattacatttttgtgtatatgtaatatgtgcatatcataaatatgtaaattttgttttttgggTGGATCTCCTTGGAGAAATAAATGCTCTGGAATATATTGCCATTATTTTGAAGATGCATATGAAATTTAGTGCTCACCTCCATGGTTTTCCTGACTTGATTCGAGCAAATTTTGTCCTGAAGGAGAAGGTAAATACGTTAGGACAAATGACGAATCTGATTGATGTAATTGAGGGTTATTTGTTGGTTTATCACTTTTATATGATCCTGCCTCAGCGTGTGCTGTTTCTTGTCCATGTTGCTTTTCTTCATCAACTGATTTCAGTAGATGTACAGTATTTGGACTATCATCTGAATCATTACCtataggaaaaaaagcagGACCAAAAAgatttactttaaaaaatatttccagACTAATTTAAAGATCCGATGAGTTTTGaacaataaaatttatagtCATTGTtcattagaaaaaaatggcacacgTCATTACCAGCACCAGTGGATCCACTAGAAGTATGAGAGTCGGATGTATTCTCAGTATGAGTATCAGTATGAGATCTGCTTGAAGCTACCTCAGCAGAAGCTTCACTTTTATTATTGTGATCACCAGAATGTTTGCTACCACCATTTTCACAAGGGGTAATACCACTATTATGACATTCATTAGAAACAGGTAAAGTAACAGGAGCTATGTCGTCACGAACACCACCATGATTACCTACAACACTAGCTTTTTCATCACCACCAATTTTATCACTGTTAGATCTACCATCGGGATTTTCAGAAGTGGTAACATCTAGAAAACCATCTTGCCTTCCGGCGATTCCATCAACAGTAGTTTGCTCAACTTGGAGATTATCatctaaatttttaatactaGATGCATTTCTTTCTGTACATTTTGGATCTAAATTAGTTCCTTGAGGAGTACAATTCACCTCAGAATCCCCTTGAGAATTAAGTTGGTCAGACGGATCATTTGATGTATCACCAAGACCTCTATCTGTGGAAGGAGCTGCTTGGGATAATGCTTGAAGCTGAGTGGCTCCTTCCGAGGGAGAATTATGTTTGTTATCTAATTGTTGAGGGGCCTCAGCATGGGTTCCAACATGACTATGAGGTGCTGTTGTTCCTGGTTTATCTTGTAAATTTGCTGATCTTGATTTTCCCCCATCGCCGTGTTCTTGACCTTGTTTTACGGATGCTGATCCTTCTAAACCTATTATTTTAGAGGTTTCCGCATCAGCTCTTGGTTGAGATTTACCTTCTTCTGTTTTTGGTTGTGGCGTACTCTGATTACAACCCGGAGTTCCTTTTCTACAAGGAACGTCTTTTGGATTTGTTAATGCAACAGTTCTCTTAGGAACTGCTGTAGGATTACGACAATTAGAAGAAccagaacaattttttataaactcaCTTAAAGCACTATCTTTAAGTAAATTATGTCGTAATAAGTTATTGCTATAACAATAATCTAAATCTAagtttttcttaaaaatgtcTTGTTTTATTGCAACGCACTTTTTACAGAAAAGatgattataatttttagtcAATTCAGCAATTTTAAGTTcaatttctccttttatgtCAGAATATTTATTTAGGCAACTGCGTTGGTAGTGACCTCTTAAAATATCACTGGCACTATTACGTGGTCTAGTTCGTCCATACGTCATTTCTGATACTGTATTCTTTCCTTATTCTTcgtttaaataaataatttgggaaaataatttaagtaTAAGTCTAGAAACATTTGCAACAtgagatttaaaaatttcgtaTTATGAACTTTagattattataatttgacatgtattaataattataataataaatgcaacgtataaatatattttaaaatatggggagtatattttgaaaatacatatatagattggtttaaataataaaaattgcacataAATAGATATTTATAAGAGTAACTGCAAAACAAATAATCAcgattatatatgtttacaGCGctttgttacatttttattcgGCAAATAAATACACCATGCGTTGtgatatacacatatatgcgAGTTTGAAATTAAATAGtgataaaatgtaaatgtatgTGTACAGTTTctatgtattataaaaaaaaacaaataaaataacgacGGCTGAAATGTTTCATTTATgagataataaaaaatggaaaaaaaattcttccttaaattattatttatacatatgtatatttattcttcTACTTTAATATTAAGACacatatgcatttattattatctaCATCTACCTTTACGAATCTTTCGTTTCTCAATTTTCATGctgtaaattttttgcaaaactagCGCAGTTCTATTATGtttccaaataaaaattctatTGCTTATGAGTTTGTTCCACTGTTGT from Plasmodium vivax scf_7165 genomic scaffold, whole genome shotgun sequence includes the following:
- a CDS encoding variable surface protein Vir18, putative (encoded by transcript PVX_112125A), which gives rise to MTYGRTRPRNSASDILRGHYQRSCLNKYSDIKGEIELKIAELTKNYNHLFCKKCVAIKQDIFKKNLDLDYCYSNNLLRHNLLKDSALSEFIKNCSGSSNCRNPTAVPKRTVALTNPKDVPCRKGTPGCNQSTPQPKTEEGKSQPRADAETSKIIGLEGSASVKQGQEHGDGGKSRSANLQDKPGTTAPHSHVGTHAEAPQQLDNKHNSPSEGATQLQALSQAAPSTDRGLGDTSNDPSDQLNSQGDSEVNCTPQGTNLDPKCTERNASSIKNLDDNLQVEQTTVDGIAGRQDGFLDVTTSENPDGRSNSDKIGGDEKASVVGNHGGVRDDIAPVTLPVSNECHNSGITPCENGGSKHSGDHNNKSEASAEVASSRSHTDTHTENTSDSHTSSGSTGAGNDVCHFFLMNNDYKFYCSKLIGSLN